The following are from one region of the Achromobacter xylosoxidans genome:
- a CDS encoding acyl-CoA dehydrogenase family protein, with translation MNFTEPDHIRQLRDTLERFVEKEMPRGAAADWDKRNHFPREVFDKLARLGVMGLTVPEAYGGAGRDILATMVVIEELSRRSLAVSVPYIMSACYAGMNLVECATEAQKTELLPKVVDGTLVFAYGWTEPDAGADLASVKTRAERVGDSVRINGAKRFCSGAAISDYIYALVRSGNEGERYKNLSMIMIPPDTKGVTITPIEGLGMKGAATTDVIFEDVEVPFENVMGGEAGWNNGWQMIVGSGLDVEKLEVAAIGIGVARAALDDAWAYAGERQQFGKTINHYQSIQHKLADMKTQLHAARLVLYHAAWMANEHQRCGVETSMAKLFATETARSVALECQTIFGAYGYVKDFDAERYVRDALLLPIIGGSSAVQRNNIYKWSGANA, from the coding sequence ATGAACTTCACGGAACCCGACCACATCCGGCAGTTGCGCGATACGCTCGAGCGGTTCGTCGAGAAGGAAATGCCGCGCGGCGCCGCCGCCGACTGGGACAAGCGCAACCACTTCCCGCGCGAGGTCTTCGACAAACTCGCGCGCCTCGGCGTCATGGGACTCACCGTACCCGAAGCGTATGGCGGCGCGGGCCGCGACATCCTCGCCACCATGGTTGTCATCGAAGAACTGTCCAGGCGCAGCCTGGCGGTATCGGTGCCCTACATCATGAGCGCCTGCTATGCGGGCATGAATCTGGTCGAATGCGCCACCGAGGCGCAGAAGACCGAACTTCTGCCCAAGGTCGTGGACGGTACCCTCGTCTTTGCCTACGGCTGGACGGAACCGGATGCCGGCGCCGACCTGGCCAGCGTCAAGACCCGCGCCGAACGTGTGGGGGACTCCGTGCGGATCAACGGCGCCAAGCGCTTCTGCTCAGGCGCGGCGATATCGGACTACATCTACGCGCTGGTGCGCTCCGGCAACGAGGGCGAGCGCTACAAGAATCTGTCCATGATCATGATCCCGCCCGACACCAAAGGCGTGACGATCACGCCCATCGAAGGGTTGGGCATGAAAGGAGCCGCGACCACGGACGTGATCTTCGAGGACGTGGAGGTGCCATTCGAGAATGTGATGGGCGGCGAGGCCGGCTGGAATAACGGCTGGCAGATGATCGTGGGTTCGGGACTGGACGTGGAAAAACTCGAAGTCGCCGCCATCGGCATCGGCGTCGCCCGGGCCGCGCTCGACGATGCATGGGCCTACGCGGGCGAACGCCAGCAATTCGGCAAGACCATCAACCACTACCAGTCCATTCAGCACAAGCTGGCCGACATGAAGACGCAACTGCACGCCGCGCGCCTCGTGCTCTACCACGCAGCCTGGATGGCCAACGAACACCAGCGCTGCGGGGTCGAAACATCCATGGCGAAGCTCTTTGCCACGGAAACCGCCCGCTCGGTCGCGCTGGAATGCCAGACCATCTTCGGCGCCTATGGCTACGTCAAGGATTTCGACGCGGAGCGCTACGTCCGGGACGCCCTGCTGCTGCCCATCATCGGCGGCTCCTCCGCGGTCCAGCGCAACAACATCTACAAGTGGTCCGGAGCCAATGCCTGA
- a CDS encoding enoyl-CoA hydratase/isomerase family protein, translated as MNFAEYKSLTFERRKRVLEITMNRPEKLNAVDEAMHEELARVFVDVSADPECDVVILTGAGRAFSSGGDMAWLQKMIDQPGAFEKTAREGKQIVFSLLDCEKPVIAKVNGHAAGLGATLALFCDVIFASDAAKIGDPHVSVGYVAGDGGAVIWPQLIGYARAKEYLMTGDLMTATEAARIGLINHVVPAADLEQRVEQFADRLAAGATKAIRWTKMSANIGLKQLAHTILDASLAYEALSSATQDHQEAVNAFREKRIPVFSGK; from the coding sequence ATGAACTTTGCTGAGTACAAGAGCTTGACGTTCGAACGCCGCAAGCGCGTCCTGGAAATCACGATGAACCGGCCCGAGAAGCTCAATGCGGTTGACGAGGCCATGCACGAAGAACTGGCCCGGGTCTTCGTCGATGTTTCCGCCGACCCGGAATGTGACGTCGTGATCCTGACGGGAGCGGGCCGGGCCTTTTCTTCTGGCGGCGATATGGCCTGGCTGCAGAAAATGATCGACCAGCCCGGCGCATTCGAAAAGACGGCCCGCGAAGGCAAGCAGATCGTGTTCTCGTTGCTGGATTGCGAAAAGCCCGTCATCGCGAAAGTGAATGGGCACGCGGCAGGACTTGGAGCCACGCTCGCGCTGTTCTGCGACGTGATCTTCGCCTCGGACGCCGCGAAGATCGGCGATCCGCACGTCAGTGTCGGCTACGTGGCCGGCGACGGCGGCGCCGTGATCTGGCCGCAGCTGATCGGCTATGCGCGCGCCAAGGAATACCTGATGACGGGCGACCTGATGACAGCGACCGAAGCGGCGCGTATCGGCCTGATCAATCACGTGGTGCCCGCGGCGGACCTGGAGCAACGCGTCGAACAGTTCGCCGACAGGCTGGCGGCGGGAGCGACCAAGGCCATCCGATGGACCAAGATGTCCGCAAACATCGGACTGAAGCAACTGGCGCACACGATCTTGGACGCCTCCTTGGCCTACGAGGCGCTCTCCAGTGCCACCCAGGACCATCAAGAAGCTGTAAACGCCTTCCGCGAGAAGCGCATCCCGGTCTTCTCTGGAAAGTAG
- a CDS encoding sensor domain-containing diguanylate cyclase — protein MTTAAMPRLKLRRLVTVLALASGLIAFVNTLYAAYLVQREQLIANTLEANRAYAIKLAEVTDIYIESIQRQLLLSAERAPGLLGSKPAMEDELARLVQQTDGVMTAAIADSSGTILATAPADAGFEGRTLVRQQLTTGAQHLKGHISTPYVGMEGRLILAFSEPFRDAKGNHAGTILAAIHLRQGNEFDKLVGEHFYRDGSYLYVVDGDGTIIYHKDKDRIGTSERSNAVVEAVLRGETGAMPVVNTRGAHLLAGYAALKNAGWGVVAQRPLDETLRPLQSLTSRIVLYALPVGLIMFLAIYLLGRWISRPLEELAQVIERDQPGASAGDLHRIKGWYYEAARLRNAVTMSQSSQTRRLDKLNTDTITDPMTGLFNRRGLALQIATLRQTRQPFAALALDLDHFKRVNDTYGHAAGDQVLIALAAILKTCVRAEDAPCRVGGEEFLILMPNASRDTAERVAGRIRAATADHAMPQAVGHVTVSIGIALWPSDDADIDKVMAKADEALYRAKNSGRNRVAVWSAA, from the coding sequence TTGACCACTGCCGCGATGCCCAGACTGAAGCTGCGCCGCCTTGTCACCGTGCTGGCGCTCGCGAGCGGACTCATCGCCTTCGTCAACACGCTGTACGCGGCCTACCTGGTGCAGCGCGAGCAGTTGATCGCCAACACCCTCGAGGCCAACCGGGCCTACGCGATCAAGCTGGCGGAAGTCACCGACATCTACATCGAATCCATACAGCGGCAATTGCTCCTGTCCGCCGAGCGGGCGCCTGGCCTGTTGGGTTCGAAACCCGCCATGGAAGACGAGCTCGCGCGCCTGGTGCAGCAGACCGACGGCGTCATGACGGCCGCCATCGCAGACAGTAGCGGCACCATCCTCGCCACCGCTCCCGCCGACGCGGGCTTCGAAGGCAGGACGCTGGTACGCCAGCAACTGACGACAGGCGCCCAACATCTGAAGGGCCACATATCGACGCCCTACGTGGGCATGGAGGGCCGGCTGATACTGGCGTTCTCCGAACCTTTCCGTGATGCCAAGGGCAACCATGCCGGCACCATCCTCGCGGCCATCCACCTTCGGCAGGGCAACGAGTTCGACAAACTCGTGGGCGAGCACTTCTACCGCGACGGCTCCTACCTGTATGTCGTCGATGGCGACGGCACCATCATCTACCACAAGGACAAGGATCGCATCGGCACCAGCGAAAGAAGCAATGCCGTGGTCGAAGCCGTGCTGCGGGGCGAGACCGGTGCGATGCCCGTGGTCAACACCCGCGGCGCGCACCTGTTGGCCGGCTACGCCGCGCTCAAGAACGCCGGCTGGGGTGTCGTGGCGCAACGCCCGCTGGACGAAACGCTGCGCCCGCTGCAAAGCCTGACCAGCAGGATCGTGCTCTACGCCTTGCCGGTGGGGCTGATCATGTTCCTGGCCATCTACCTGCTCGGCCGCTGGATCTCGCGGCCGCTGGAGGAGCTGGCCCAGGTCATCGAACGGGATCAGCCCGGCGCGTCGGCTGGCGACCTGCACCGGATCAAGGGCTGGTACTACGAGGCGGCCCGCCTCCGGAACGCCGTGACGATGAGCCAAAGCTCCCAGACCCGGCGGCTCGATAAGCTGAACACGGACACCATCACCGATCCGATGACGGGCCTCTTCAACCGCAGGGGCCTGGCGCTGCAGATCGCCACGCTGCGCCAGACCCGGCAGCCTTTCGCCGCGCTCGCGCTAGACCTGGACCACTTCAAGCGCGTGAACGACACCTACGGGCACGCGGCCGGCGATCAGGTGCTGATCGCGCTGGCCGCCATCCTCAAGACCTGTGTGCGGGCAGAAGACGCGCCGTGTCGCGTCGGCGGCGAAGAGTTCCTGATCCTGATGCCCAACGCCTCGCGCGACACGGCGGAAAGGGTGGCCGGACGCATCCGGGCGGCGACGGCGGACCACGCCATGCCGCAGGCGGTGGGACATGTCACGGTGTCCATCGGCATCGCGCTGTGGCCGTCGGATGATGCCGACATCGACAAGGTCATGGCAAAGGCCGATGAGGCCTTGTACCGGGCGAAGAATTCGGGACGGAATCGCGTGGCGGTCTGGTCGGCCGCGTAA
- a CDS encoding LysR family transcriptional regulator, which produces MLSTAHRYFLEVVRAGSIKDAAATLHVAPSAISRQVAKLEDDCGAALFERRPHGMELTRAGEMLADYARRVAMDAEHVLRDIRSLRHAELTTIRIGSNEAVARNVLPPILGAYRALHPDVAFQVHIASPGVVTQRLRDNSIDVGLAFSLNAGNGIAVRYEIVSPVRAIMVPGHPLAKRASVSLDDLRRYPIALTDSGTTVRLLFDSSAAGNDGPPFDIAYSSNSSSVIRAIVEAGHAVTLAGEITLAEPLRSGALVAVSLQQAVFAERTLQVQTASHARLPEATAAFIEHLIEALSAGARSRDS; this is translated from the coding sequence ATGCTCAGCACCGCGCACCGCTATTTCCTGGAAGTCGTACGCGCAGGCAGCATCAAGGACGCGGCGGCCACCCTCCACGTGGCGCCTTCGGCAATCAGCCGGCAAGTCGCCAAACTGGAGGATGACTGCGGCGCGGCGCTGTTCGAACGCCGGCCTCACGGCATGGAGCTGACCCGCGCCGGCGAAATGCTGGCCGACTATGCGCGCCGCGTCGCCATGGATGCCGAGCACGTGCTGCGCGATATCCGCAGCCTGCGTCACGCGGAGCTGACCACCATCCGCATAGGCTCCAACGAAGCCGTGGCGCGCAACGTGCTGCCGCCCATCCTGGGCGCGTACCGCGCCCTGCATCCCGATGTGGCGTTCCAGGTACACATCGCTTCGCCCGGCGTCGTGACGCAACGCCTGCGCGACAACAGCATCGACGTGGGCCTGGCCTTCAGCCTGAACGCGGGCAACGGCATCGCCGTGCGCTACGAAATCGTCTCGCCCGTTCGCGCCATCATGGTCCCGGGCCATCCTCTTGCCAAACGCGCCAGCGTGTCCTTGGACGACCTGCGCCGCTACCCGATCGCGCTGACCGACTCCGGCACCACCGTGCGCCTGTTGTTCGACAGCTCGGCGGCAGGCAACGACGGGCCGCCTTTCGACATCGCCTATTCGAGCAACTCGTCATCGGTCATCCGCGCCATCGTCGAGGCCGGCCATGCTGTCACGCTGGCCGGCGAGATCACACTCGCCGAGCCGCTGCGCAGCGGCGCGCTGGTGGCCGTGTCCTTGCAGCAAGCCGTCTTCGCCGAACGCACGCTGCAGGTGCAGACCGCCAGCCACGCCCGCTTGCCCGAGGCGACGGCCGCCTTCATCGAGCACCTGATCGAAGCGCTATCCGCGGGCGCCCGTTCACGCGATTCTTGA
- a CDS encoding Bug family tripartite tricarboxylate transporter substrate binding protein, with product MASVVCKSGRAAARPQGLGILKRAFAALALSAATGAGAADFPQRSLQLILSFPPGGATDVLARELSQKLGDSLGQSVVVLNRPGAGGLIGMQAAARSEADGYTLYISSVMSNSIYEALNGKQQVSLDGDFDAVGAIASAPHILVTPATLGIKDYASLVAYLKAAPGKYNYASMGAGTLSNLEGEIFKEQAGVDALQIPYKGSSQALPEVISGASVFMFDSVTSSLPHKQGGRIDVLGVASAKRLPVMPDVPTLKELGVQGLEAENLFALMAPKGTPKDRLDIVARALSKAQGDAGFRKAIEAQGFQISEIPAQTLPKFILDQQAFWRDKVKALNITAGK from the coding sequence ATGGCTAGTGTTGTATGCAAATCGGGCCGCGCCGCCGCGCGCCCGCAGGGACTCGGCATCCTGAAGCGCGCCTTTGCCGCGCTGGCGTTATCGGCGGCTACCGGGGCGGGGGCGGCCGATTTTCCGCAGCGCTCGCTCCAGCTGATCCTGTCGTTTCCACCGGGCGGCGCGACCGACGTGCTCGCTCGCGAACTCAGCCAGAAGCTGGGCGACTCGCTGGGCCAATCGGTGGTGGTGTTGAACCGCCCCGGCGCGGGCGGCTTGATCGGCATGCAGGCCGCTGCGCGTTCCGAAGCCGACGGCTACACGCTGTACATCTCGTCGGTGATGTCCAACTCCATTTACGAAGCGCTCAACGGCAAGCAGCAGGTGTCGCTGGACGGCGACTTCGATGCGGTGGGCGCGATAGCCAGCGCCCCGCACATCCTGGTCACGCCGGCGACGCTGGGCATCAAGGACTATGCCAGCCTGGTGGCCTATCTGAAGGCGGCGCCGGGCAAGTACAACTACGCGTCGATGGGCGCGGGCACCCTGTCCAACCTGGAGGGCGAGATCTTCAAGGAGCAGGCGGGCGTGGACGCGTTGCAGATCCCGTACAAGGGCAGCAGCCAGGCCTTGCCCGAAGTGATCTCGGGCGCGTCGGTCTTCATGTTCGATAGCGTGACCAGCTCGCTGCCGCATAAGCAGGGCGGCCGCATCGATGTGCTGGGCGTGGCCTCCGCCAAACGTCTGCCGGTCATGCCGGACGTGCCCACGCTCAAGGAACTGGGCGTACAGGGCCTGGAGGCAGAGAACCTGTTCGCGTTGATGGCGCCCAAGGGAACGCCCAAGGACCGCCTGGACATTGTGGCCCGCGCGCTGTCCAAGGCGCAGGGCGATGCAGGATTCCGCAAGGCCATCGAGGCGCAGGGCTTCCAGATCAGCGAGATTCCGGCCCAGACTCTGCCCAAGTTCATCCTGGACCAGCAGGCGTTCTGGCGCGACAAGGTCAAGGCCTTGAACATTACCGCAGGCAAGTAG